The following proteins are encoded in a genomic region of Paenibacillus sp. FSL R7-0273:
- the rhaD gene encoding rhamnulose-1-phosphate aldolase, which produces MSTSVIETKGYIAGTEAPFIQEMSEITHHMWSLGWDELNGGNISYLLDEEEVAKYINIREPLRTIQLTFPVTELAGKYFIVTGSGKYFRNVIKDPEANLGVLRVSATGESVEVLWGLRNNAVPTSELASHFMSHIERLKVDPGHRIVLHTHATNVIAMTFTHDLDELKFTKTLWEMCTECLVVFPDGIGVIPWMVPGSSDIGRATAAKMKDYRVVIWPQHGIFVTGSTMDATFGLVETIEKAAIIYNLIGGREIKQSITDQQLADLAAAFRVTPKAGVLNL; this is translated from the coding sequence ATGAGCACGTCCGTTATTGAAACTAAAGGCTATATCGCCGGTACGGAAGCCCCTTTTATCCAGGAAATGTCCGAAATCACCCATCACATGTGGTCCCTGGGCTGGGATGAGCTGAACGGCGGTAACATCAGCTATCTGCTGGACGAAGAAGAAGTAGCTAAGTACATTAATATCCGTGAGCCGCTGCGCACTATTCAGCTTACTTTTCCTGTAACTGAGCTTGCAGGCAAATACTTTATCGTAACAGGCTCCGGCAAATACTTCCGCAACGTGATCAAAGACCCGGAAGCCAACCTCGGCGTATTGCGCGTATCCGCTACAGGTGAGAGCGTTGAAGTGCTGTGGGGTCTGCGCAACAATGCTGTACCTACAAGCGAGCTGGCTTCCCACTTCATGAGCCACATTGAACGCCTGAAGGTTGATCCTGGACACCGTATTGTTCTTCACACTCACGCTACTAACGTTATTGCTATGACATTCACGCACGATCTGGATGAGCTGAAATTCACCAAAACCCTCTGGGAAATGTGCACAGAATGTCTGGTTGTCTTCCCTGACGGCATCGGCGTTATCCCTTGGATGGTTCCGGGCAGCAGCGATATCGGCCGGGCAACAGCCGCTAAGATGAAGGACTACCGCGTAGTTATCTGGCCGCAGCACGGTATTTTTGTAACAGGCTCTACTATGGATGCAACCTTTGGTCTGGTAGAAACCATTGAAAAAGCTGCGATCATTTACAACCTGATCGGCGGCAGAGAAATCAAGCAGTCAATCACTGATCAGCAGCTGGCTGATCTGGCTGCAGCCTTCCGCGTAACGCCTAAAGCAGGCGTGCTGAACCTGTAG
- a CDS encoding NADH:flavin oxidoreductase: MNTNLLFTPFQAGSLSLPNRIVMAPMTRAFSPEGVAGPDVAAYYRRRAEGGVGLIITEGTAINHPAAVSHPSIPNIHGEAALEGWENVVKEVHAAGGKIVPQLWHVGMARSIGDLPNANALPIGPSGLNLAGEPVTEPMTKQQIDGIVAAFARAAKDAQKIGFDGIELHGAHGYLIDQFFWEKTNRRTDEYGGDLEARTTFAVEIIDACRRAVGPDFPIILRFSQWKSGDYTAKLARTPDELARFLTPLSNAGVDIFHCSTRRFWLPEFEGSELNLAGWTKRITGKPVITVGSVGLNSEFTGGAAEHHDEDNLDRLLDRLEKSEFDLVAVGRALLSDPEWPAKVEGGSFPLLPQRLRH, from the coding sequence ATGAACACAAACCTGTTGTTTACCCCGTTTCAGGCTGGTTCGCTTTCGCTTCCGAACCGGATCGTTATGGCTCCGATGACCCGTGCTTTTTCACCGGAGGGTGTGGCAGGCCCTGATGTGGCCGCTTATTACCGCAGACGTGCAGAAGGCGGAGTAGGCCTGATTATCACCGAGGGAACCGCAATTAATCATCCGGCGGCCGTCAGCCATCCTAGCATCCCGAATATTCACGGTGAAGCCGCACTGGAAGGCTGGGAGAATGTAGTTAAAGAGGTGCATGCTGCAGGCGGGAAGATCGTCCCGCAGCTGTGGCATGTCGGGATGGCCCGCTCTATCGGCGATCTGCCAAATGCCAATGCCCTGCCAATAGGGCCTTCGGGGCTTAACCTAGCCGGAGAACCGGTAACAGAGCCGATGACCAAGCAGCAGATTGACGGGATTGTTGCGGCCTTCGCCCGGGCAGCAAAGGATGCCCAGAAGATTGGCTTTGACGGGATTGAGCTGCACGGCGCCCATGGCTATCTGATCGACCAGTTTTTCTGGGAGAAAACCAACCGGCGCACAGACGAATACGGCGGTGATCTGGAAGCGCGTACGACCTTTGCCGTCGAGATTATTGATGCCTGCCGGCGTGCGGTCGGTCCGGATTTCCCGATTATTCTGCGGTTCTCACAGTGGAAGAGCGGGGACTATACAGCCAAGCTGGCCCGCACACCGGACGAGCTGGCCCGTTTCCTGACACCGCTTAGCAATGCTGGCGTTGATATCTTCCACTGCTCTACCCGCCGCTTCTGGCTGCCTGAATTTGAAGGCTCTGAGCTGAATCTGGCCGGCTGGACGAAGCGCATTACCGGCAAGCCTGTAATTACGGTCGGCTCGGTCGGCTTGAATAGCGAGTTCACAGGTGGAGCTGCCGAGCATCATGATGAGGACAACCTCGACCGTCTGCTGGACAGATTGGAGAAGTCGGAATTTGATCTGGTGGCTGTAGGCAGAGCGCTGCTCAGCGATCCGGAATGGCCGGCCAAGGTAGAGGGCGGATCCTTCCCTTTACTCCCGCAGCGGCTCAGACATTGA
- a CDS encoding alpha/beta fold hydrolase, whose product MKHVLENGLELNYNYQQARQAKANTRTLVLIHGMGFDLTCWDRIIPYMQEDFHLLRYDFRGHGLSGTDSIDPSRLAQSYVEHLNSLVQQLGIGDFHIVSHGAGCIIGLYYTKKYPSKVHSNVLLSLPLFHSSSTAGKYADYRKNLMNHQSMSAMADHVIPNVTLFQPGSPEMARLYEAFSKVSFDRYIELLDFFAGAHAEILEMFRQHTGPLLLLTGERDPMYPPYLSGLIASANPYCRFTTIYNASNMLFYDQPGDTYKQIRVFFDTETAGYRPPPDPYLLDLHADFIGLVNAGVQAEPPPARLKVTLLSPFQVFIDDEQLLSGWGRRNARELLIYLLLNPVVTRDQLCGDLWKDLDKSKARNLLRVCLNHLKQLINNEVTKLIRSDNRQISLQASADCDLLTLQENITLALKEKEIVQKDRLIQQIVPHIREELFNNLDQDWNLNLRMRLEIQLVTLAYNQADVLAEQGKYTSAIAFLKYVILFNPEEYDAYERIAGLYERNKQKREAKAWRVKLAGLQPDKEPTVKRHSLPNGL is encoded by the coding sequence ATGAAGCATGTTCTGGAGAACGGTTTAGAGCTAAATTACAACTATCAGCAGGCCAGGCAGGCGAAGGCTAATACCCGGACGCTTGTCCTGATTCACGGTATGGGCTTCGATCTCACCTGCTGGGACCGGATCATTCCCTATATGCAGGAAGATTTTCATCTGCTCCGGTACGATTTCCGCGGACACGGGCTAAGCGGTACAGACAGCATTGATCCGTCCAGGCTGGCCCAGTCCTATGTTGAGCATTTGAACAGTCTCGTGCAGCAGCTCGGGATTGGGGATTTTCATATCGTCTCCCACGGCGCGGGCTGTATTATCGGCCTCTACTATACTAAAAAGTACCCGTCTAAAGTACATAGCAATGTGCTGCTGTCCCTGCCATTGTTTCATTCGAGCAGCACAGCCGGCAAATATGCCGATTACCGCAAAAATCTGATGAACCACCAGTCGATGAGCGCTATGGCGGATCATGTTATTCCTAACGTTACGCTGTTTCAGCCGGGATCTCCCGAAATGGCGAGACTGTATGAGGCGTTCAGCAAAGTAAGCTTTGACCGCTATATCGAGCTGCTTGATTTCTTTGCCGGTGCGCATGCAGAAATATTGGAAATGTTCAGGCAGCATACCGGTCCGCTGCTGCTGCTGACAGGTGAGCGTGATCCGATGTATCCCCCGTATCTGTCCGGCCTGATTGCTTCCGCCAATCCGTATTGCCGGTTTACGACCATTTATAATGCGTCCAATATGCTGTTCTATGACCAGCCGGGGGATACGTATAAGCAGATCCGCGTGTTTTTTGATACCGAAACTGCCGGTTACCGTCCGCCTCCTGATCCTTATCTGCTGGATCTGCATGCCGACTTTATCGGACTGGTCAATGCCGGTGTACAGGCTGAGCCTCCTCCTGCGCGTCTTAAAGTAACACTGCTATCGCCCTTTCAGGTCTTTATCGATGATGAGCAGCTCCTGAGCGGCTGGGGAAGAAGAAACGCCAGGGAGCTGCTGATCTATCTGCTGCTCAATCCGGTGGTCACAAGAGATCAGCTGTGCGGGGACCTGTGGAAGGACCTGGATAAGTCCAAAGCCCGCAATCTGCTGCGGGTCTGTCTCAATCATCTCAAGCAGCTGATTAACAATGAGGTAACGAAGCTGATCCGCAGCGATAACCGGCAAATCTCTCTCCAGGCTTCAGCGGATTGTGACCTGCTTACTCTGCAGGAGAATATAACGCTCGCGCTCAAAGAGAAGGAGATTGTGCAAAAGGACAGGCTGATTCAACAAATTGTCCCCCATATCCGGGAGGAGCTGTTCAACAATCTCGATCAGGACTGGAATTTGAATCTGCGCATGCGCCTGGAAATCCAGCTGGTGACTCTGGCCTACAATCAGGCCGATGTGCTTGCAGAGCAGGGTAAGTATACGAGCGCGATAGCTTTTCTGAAGTATGTAATTCTGTTTAATCCGGAAGAGTATGATGCCTATGAGCGGATTGCCGGCCTGTATGAGCGGAATAAGCAGAAGCGCGAAGCCAAGGCATGGCGCGTTAAGCTGGCCGGGCTGCAGCCGGACAAGGAGCCTACAGTCAAGCGCCATAGCCTGCCTAATGGTCTGTAA
- a CDS encoding beta-ketoacyl-[acyl-carrier-protein] synthase family protein, translating to MKQRIAVTGFGVKVPNGGDCSELLQNLLSGRYRFTTKDELTPGGELLVVGEVTGGLGILDEKEHRTLPRIAKLAICTVSEALEMSGLELDDQEIAIHTGVFMGTTMGGMTPLEEMIGLTAAGRFKDMPVYCCGLVHYHSLASAVTSYFSLNGITKTVTTGCTAGIEAIEDAVMYLQNGRIRTAIVGAADSSNNKATVYGFGKMRALPFGQAEAAAGSPFSKNSKGFVLAEGAACLILETEEHAKARHAVIYGYIDAIATNNDGESVNGHDPAGRMMKQAVSRVTGGRVPDYYNSQAMGYAANDRIEEIVSRELFRHSVPLTSIKGLTGHPFSASGPAQIISSLLGFRHQFIPGTIRTDRSGYEHLPLVTETLLQPSAEVLITSHGYGGNNACVYLTRE from the coding sequence ATGAAGCAGCGTATAGCGGTTACCGGATTTGGAGTAAAGGTCCCCAACGGCGGGGATTGCAGTGAGCTGCTGCAGAATCTGCTCAGCGGCAGGTACAGGTTTACAACCAAGGATGAGCTTACTCCCGGCGGAGAGCTGCTGGTGGTAGGGGAGGTTACGGGGGGACTCGGCATTCTCGATGAGAAGGAGCATAGGACGCTGCCAAGAATTGCAAAGCTGGCGATCTGCACTGTCTCGGAAGCGCTGGAAATGTCCGGACTGGAGCTGGATGACCAGGAAATAGCTATACATACAGGGGTTTTTATGGGAACAACGATGGGCGGGATGACCCCGCTGGAGGAGATGATCGGGCTAACGGCAGCAGGCCGGTTTAAAGACATGCCGGTCTACTGCTGCGGACTGGTTCATTATCATAGTCTGGCATCGGCGGTCACGAGCTACTTTTCACTGAACGGGATCACCAAAACGGTAACCACCGGCTGCACTGCAGGTATCGAGGCTATTGAGGATGCTGTGATGTACCTGCAGAACGGCAGAATCCGTACAGCGATAGTCGGCGCAGCGGACAGCAGCAACAATAAGGCAACAGTTTATGGTTTTGGAAAAATGAGAGCGCTACCATTTGGCCAGGCGGAAGCTGCTGCAGGCTCTCCATTTAGCAAAAACAGCAAAGGCTTTGTTCTGGCTGAAGGGGCAGCATGCCTGATTCTTGAAACGGAAGAGCATGCCAAGGCACGGCATGCAGTAATCTACGGGTATATTGATGCGATAGCGACCAATAATGACGGTGAATCCGTCAACGGGCATGATCCGGCAGGCAGGATGATGAAGCAGGCAGTCAGCCGTGTGACAGGAGGGAGAGTACCGGACTATTATAACAGCCAGGCGATGGGGTATGCCGCCAATGACCGCATTGAGGAGATCGTGTCCCGGGAGCTGTTCAGGCACAGCGTGCCCCTGACCTCGATCAAAGGGCTGACCGGGCATCCGTTCAGCGCCAGCGGGCCGGCACAGATCATATCCTCACTGCTCGGCTTCCGTCATCAGTTCATCCCCGGAACCATCCGTACGGACCGCTCGGGATACGAGCATCTTCCGCTGGTCACTGAGACATTGCTGCAGCCGTCTGCTGAGGTGCTGATCACCAGCCACGGGTATGGCGGCAACAATGCCTGTGTATATCTGACGAGAGAATGA
- the rhaA gene encoding L-rhamnose isomerase has protein sequence MDQSIINSYNEAKKLYAAHGINVDEVLEKLAEIKISLHCWQGDDVQGFLFKDKELSGGIAVTGSYPGRAGTPDELRKDLEKALSLIPGKHKVNLHAIYADTDEKVDLDELEPRHFANWVEWAKEQGLGLDFNPTCFSHPKAADGFTLSHADEEIRNFWIKHCKASRKIAESFGRELGQPCVTNFWVPDGYKDTPVDRLAPRARLRDSLDEVFSEEIDPQYNIDAVESKLFGIGSESYVVGSHEFYMGYGMTRGKAICLDAGHFHPTEVISNKLSSILMFSEQLLLHVSRPVRWDSDHVVTMDDELLEIARELVRGDLLPRTNIGLDFFDGSINHVAAWVIGTRNTIKALLRAMLEPIAELKKIELEGDYTSRLALVEEFKSYPFGAIWDYYCASQNTPVREGWLADVKAYEKEVLSAR, from the coding sequence ATGGATCAGAGCATCATCAACAGCTATAACGAAGCGAAGAAATTATACGCAGCCCACGGCATCAACGTGGATGAAGTATTGGAAAAGCTGGCGGAGATCAAGATTTCCCTTCACTGCTGGCAGGGGGACGATGTACAGGGCTTCCTGTTCAAGGACAAGGAGCTGAGCGGCGGTATTGCTGTAACCGGCAGCTACCCTGGACGCGCGGGTACACCGGATGAGCTCCGCAAGGATCTGGAGAAGGCATTGTCGCTGATTCCGGGTAAACACAAGGTCAACCTGCACGCCATCTATGCAGACACAGATGAGAAGGTGGATCTGGATGAGCTGGAGCCACGCCATTTCGCTAACTGGGTAGAGTGGGCTAAGGAACAGGGACTGGGACTTGATTTCAACCCGACCTGCTTCTCCCATCCAAAAGCGGCAGACGGCTTCACACTGAGCCATGCTGACGAGGAGATCCGCAATTTCTGGATCAAGCACTGTAAAGCTTCCCGCAAAATCGCTGAATCGTTCGGCCGCGAGCTGGGACAGCCATGTGTGACTAACTTCTGGGTACCGGACGGCTACAAGGATACTCCGGTTGACCGCCTGGCTCCGCGTGCACGCCTGCGTGATTCGCTGGATGAAGTGTTCAGTGAAGAGATTGACCCGCAATACAACATCGATGCAGTTGAGAGTAAGCTGTTCGGCATTGGCTCCGAGAGCTATGTTGTCGGATCGCATGAATTCTATATGGGCTATGGAATGACCCGCGGCAAAGCCATCTGCCTTGACGCCGGACACTTCCATCCGACTGAAGTTATTTCAAACAAACTGTCCTCGATCCTGATGTTCAGTGAGCAGCTGCTGCTGCATGTGAGCAGACCGGTACGCTGGGACAGTGACCACGTAGTAACTATGGATGATGAGCTGCTGGAAATCGCCCGTGAGCTGGTCCGCGGAGATCTGCTGCCGCGTACGAACATCGGCCTGGACTTCTTCGACGGCAGCATCAACCACGTTGCTGCTTGGGTAATCGGAACACGCAACACAATTAAAGCCCTGCTGCGTGCAATGCTTGAGCCGATTGCTGAGCTGAAGAAGATTGAACTCGAAGGAGACTATACTTCCCGCCTGGCATTGGTAGAGGAATTCAAGTCCTATCCGTTCGGCGCTATCTGGGATTACTACTGTGCTTCCCAGAACACACCGGTCCGCGAAGGCTGGCTGGCTGATGTGAAGGCTTATGAGAAGGAGGTTTTGTCTGCCAGATAA